The following coding sequences lie in one Peromyscus maniculatus bairdii isolate BWxNUB_F1_BW_parent chromosome 3, HU_Pman_BW_mat_3.1, whole genome shotgun sequence genomic window:
- the LOC102920083 gene encoding killer cell lectin-like receptor 5: protein MGDDEVTYTTVKFHKSSDLQNRGRADEKQGPREAGRRECLVPWHLIAIPLGVLCSILLVTVAVLVTNIFQYSQEKNELQRSLNNLHQEKSTMQNDSYLKKEMFQNKSIECDALKDHLSSLNRTLNRCYQETKVVLDYKQHRGTSVEGHWFCYGIKCYYFIINKKIWIGCKQTCCDHSLSLLKIDDENELKFLQLQMNTNNYWIGLKYDETKGKWLWIGDGPFKHELNITVPNPKTGKCAFLSRTRLDNDNCFKSYSCICEKRLDKFPD, encoded by the exons ATGGGTGATGACGAGGTCACTTACACAACTGTGAAATTCCATAAGTCTTCAGACTTGCAGAATCGAGGAAGGGCTGATGAGAAGCAAGGGCCCAGAGAAGCTGGCCGCAGGG AGTGTTTAGTTCCATGGCACCTCATTGCAATACCCCTGGGAGTCCTTTGCTCCATTCTGCTGGTGACAGTTGCAGTGTTGGTGACAAACA TTTTTCAGTAtagtcaagaaaaaaatgaattgcaGAGATCTCTGAATAATCTTCATCAAGAGAAGAGCACCATGCAAAATGACAGctacttaaagaaagaaatgtttcaaaataaatctaTAGAGTGTGATGCCCTCAAAGACCATCTGTCCTCCCTCAACAGAACACTGAACAGATGCTACCAGGAAACTAAAGTTGTTTTAGATTACAAACAGCACAGAG GCACAAGTGTTGAAGGACACTGGTTCTGCTATGgcataaaatgttattatttcatcataaacaaaaaaatctggaTTGGTTGTAAACAGACCTGCTGTGACCACAGCTTATCCCTTTTGAAGATAGATGATGAAAATGAACTG aagTTCCTTCAGCTCCAAATGAATACAAACAATTACTGGATTGGATTAAAATATGATGAAACCAAAGGGAAATGGCTATGGATTGGTGATGGCCCATTTAAACA TGAGTTGAACATAACAGTTCCCAATCCTAAGACTGGAAAATGTGCATTTTTATCTAGAACAAGACTAGATAATGATAACTGTTTTAAATCCTACTCCTGTATATGCGAGAAGAGACTGGATAAATTCCCTGATTAA